A stretch of the Porifericola rhodea genome encodes the following:
- the menD gene encoding 2-succinyl-5-enolpyruvyl-6-hydroxy-3-cyclohexene-1-carboxylic-acid synthase codes for MILPSIINTVQICARLGVRQAILSPGSRCAPLSIAFARHPQIQTRTMSDERSAAFVAMGIARQTREVVVLVCTSGSAAYNYAPAIAEAYFQQIPLLVLTADRPPEWIDQLDGQTIRQQDIYGKHIKTSFHFPVGQSAADQWHAGRMVSEAINTSTGYPQGPVHINVPIREPFYPEKGEELKFDDTIKVIQQQHSAYLLSNDIKDVLSQSWQKSGKKLIVCGQGLKDKALSKALLKISHEHHIPVVADIISNRHDVEGALKHADVFLAQKDEGLLHELQADLLISFGLSVMSKNLKLYLRKFKPKQHWHLQECGQAADTFQSLTKLIHCSPLSFFEAMREVGAQNDMAQTQFAQKWKTEEKKAVTYIKSLFLGVNHDFSQPNEFQAVQTVVATLPDHSNLHLANSMSVRYANLIGLSDKQAGVEVFANRGTSGIDGSNSTAVGSALACDKLTVLLTGDLAFFYDRNAFWHNYQLPNLRVVLLNNHAGGIFGMIDGPAQQPELEEYFETRQRLEAENTAKDFGMQYQRIELKTQADVELLREELSGLYRKDSEHAKILEVVTNTKANAQVFKSYKTLINQNYGLESSSH; via the coding sequence TTGATACTACCATCTATAATCAATACAGTTCAGATTTGTGCTCGGCTAGGGGTAAGGCAGGCTATACTATCTCCGGGCTCGCGATGTGCCCCTTTATCTATAGCGTTTGCCCGTCATCCGCAGATTCAGACCCGCACTATGAGTGATGAGCGTTCTGCTGCTTTCGTAGCAATGGGTATAGCCCGACAAACAAGAGAAGTAGTAGTATTGGTATGTACCTCGGGCTCTGCAGCGTATAACTATGCCCCTGCTATTGCGGAAGCCTATTTTCAGCAAATACCACTCCTGGTACTTACGGCTGACCGCCCCCCAGAATGGATTGATCAACTGGATGGGCAGACCATTCGCCAGCAGGATATCTATGGAAAGCACATTAAAACGAGTTTTCACTTTCCTGTAGGACAGTCTGCAGCAGACCAATGGCATGCGGGTAGAATGGTATCCGAAGCTATTAACACCAGTACAGGTTATCCTCAGGGGCCTGTCCATATTAATGTGCCTATACGTGAGCCTTTTTATCCAGAAAAAGGAGAAGAGCTAAAATTTGACGATACCATAAAAGTAATTCAGCAGCAGCATTCAGCTTACCTGCTTTCAAATGACATAAAGGATGTACTGAGTCAAAGCTGGCAGAAAAGTGGTAAAAAACTGATTGTGTGTGGGCAGGGGCTAAAGGATAAGGCGCTGAGTAAAGCATTGCTGAAAATAAGTCATGAACATCATATTCCAGTGGTGGCAGATATTATCTCTAACAGGCATGATGTAGAAGGAGCACTTAAGCATGCTGACGTATTTTTAGCTCAAAAAGATGAGGGGCTGCTTCACGAATTACAGGCAGATCTACTTATAAGTTTTGGACTGTCTGTCATGTCAAAAAACCTAAAATTATACTTGCGTAAGTTTAAACCAAAACAACACTGGCACTTGCAAGAGTGTGGCCAGGCAGCCGATACATTTCAATCTCTTACAAAATTAATTCACTGCTCTCCATTAAGCTTTTTTGAGGCTATGCGTGAGGTTGGAGCTCAGAACGATATGGCACAAACTCAGTTTGCTCAAAAATGGAAAACAGAAGAGAAAAAGGCAGTAACTTATATTAAGAGCCTTTTTTTGGGAGTAAACCATGATTTTTCTCAGCCCAACGAGTTTCAGGCAGTACAAACTGTTGTGGCAACGTTGCCGGACCACAGTAATTTACACTTAGCTAATAGTATGTCAGTGCGCTACGCTAACCTAATAGGTTTGAGTGATAAACAGGCAGGAGTAGAAGTTTTTGCCAACCGGGGAACTAGTGGTATTGATGGTAGCAACAGCACCGCAGTAGGGTCTGCTTTAGCCTGCGATAAGCTGACTGTTCTACTGACTGGAGATTTAGCTTTTTTCTATGATCGCAATGCTTTCTGGCATAACTATCAGCTGCCTAATTTGAGGGTTGTATTGCTGAACAATCATGCAGGTGGCATATTTGGAATGATTGACGGACCGGCACAACAGCCTGAGTTGGAAGAGTATTTTGAAACCCGGCAGAGGCTGGAAGCAGAAAATACCGCCAAAGATTTTGGAATGCAATATCAGCGTATAGAACTCAAAACCCAGGCAGACGTAGAACTTTTGCGAGAAGAGCTATCAGGTCTGTATAGAAAAGACTCTGAGCATGCCAAAATTTTGGAAGTGGTAACCAATACGAAAGCGAACGCCCAGGTATTTAAAAGCTACAAAACGCTAATTAACCAAAACTACGGTTTAGAAAGTAGTTCACATTAA
- a CDS encoding M23 family metallopeptidase, with translation MSKIKYYYDTETCKYERIRVSKWDVFLNVLGFLSLVLVAGICLIIVFDSYFESPKAARLKKENEELQFYYDMLSKDMERAHTMLESLQDRDNHVYRTIFEAEPIPVSVRNAGVGGVERYKELLEDGLEREELILNTREKVDKLKRQLYIQTKSYDDLLNMAEDKTEMLASIPAIQPVSNKELRRLASGFGMRMHPIYKVKMMHPGVDFSAPQGTPIYATGAGKVITVKSSFTGYGKQVEIDHGFGYVTKYAHMSDFNVKVGQTVERGQCIGYVGNSGTSTAPHLHYEIIKDSQKVNPIHFFYQDITSEEYEILVQLASIENQSL, from the coding sequence ATGTCTAAGATAAAATATTATTACGATACCGAAACCTGCAAATACGAGCGTATTCGCGTGAGCAAGTGGGATGTATTCCTTAACGTACTGGGATTTCTATCACTGGTTTTGGTAGCCGGGATTTGTCTAATCATTGTTTTTGATTCTTATTTTGAATCTCCCAAGGCTGCCCGCTTAAAGAAAGAAAACGAAGAGCTTCAGTTTTATTACGACATGCTTAGCAAAGATATGGAGCGTGCTCATACAATGCTGGAGTCTTTACAGGATAGAGATAATCATGTGTATCGCACCATATTTGAGGCAGAGCCCATTCCTGTATCTGTAAGAAATGCCGGAGTAGGGGGGGTAGAACGCTATAAAGAACTATTGGAAGATGGGTTGGAGCGTGAAGAGCTTATTCTCAATACCCGAGAAAAGGTAGATAAGCTAAAGCGACAGTTGTATATACAGACCAAGTCGTACGATGACCTGCTGAATATGGCTGAAGATAAAACAGAAATGTTAGCTTCTATACCTGCCATTCAGCCAGTTTCTAACAAAGAACTCAGGAGGTTAGCCTCTGGTTTTGGTATGCGTATGCACCCTATTTACAAAGTGAAAATGATGCACCCCGGAGTTGATTTCTCAGCACCGCAGGGTACGCCTATATATGCTACAGGTGCTGGAAAAGTAATTACAGTGAAAAGTTCTTTTACTGGCTATGGTAAGCAGGTAGAAATAGATCATGGTTTTGGTTATGTAACCAAGTATGCTCACATGTCGGACTTTAATGTAAAAGTTGGGCAGACAGTAGAGCGAGGGCAGTGCATAGGGTATGTAGGAAACTCTGGTACTTCTACCGCACCTCACCTGCATTATGAAATTATTAAGGACTCTCAGAAAGTGAACCCTATTCATTTCTTCTATCAGGATATCACGTCTGAAGAGTACGAAATACTGGTACAGCTGGCATCTATAGAAAACCAGTCGCTCTAA
- the alaS gene encoding alanine--tRNA ligase has product MNSQEIRTTFIQFFESKKHQFVPSAPIVTKNDPTLMFTNAGMNQFKDYFLGNKPAPNNRVANSQKCLRVSGKHNDLEEVGIDTYHHTMFEMLGNWSFGDYFKKEAIAWGWELLTEVYKLPKERLYVTVFGGDESDKLDVDQEAYDFWKEIIDEDRILYGSKKDNFWEMGDTGPCGPCSEIHIDLRPQAEVDKQAGKELVNEDHPQVVEIWNLVFMQFNRQASGELKPLPAKHVDTGMGFERLVMAIQNVGSTYDTDVFTPLIQQVSGWAGVEYGSKKETDIALRVIVDHIRAISFAIADGQLPSNNKAGYVIRRILRRAVRYGYTFLNFKEPFLYRLVAHLSEQFAGIFPELKAQNDFVTKVVQEEEASFLRTLEIGLRKLDLIKQEYQETKVIPGAVAFELYDTYGFPLDLTALIAREGGLSIDEQGFQQEMNKQKERSKGAATMDTGDWVVVKEDEVEFVGYDELNTEAQILRYRQVSEKKKAYYQLVLNRTPFYPEGGGQVGDTGYIEANGHKTYIIDTKKENDLIIHYAKDLPADTAATFKCVVNESKRMLTMNNHSATHLLHAALKQVLGDHVQQKGSLVNDQLLRFDFSHFAKMTEEEIRQVEHIVNQKVRANIPLEEMRNVPMEEAKEMGATALFGEKYGDFVRVIAFDRAYSLELCGGTHVPATGHIGLFKIVSESSISAGVRRIEAISADTAEKYVNEQEDLLKELKEALKNPADLKKAIENLVSERNQLQKSIETMQQKEALNAKDNILAKAYQLGDVQVIVDKVSLPNADMLKKLSFDLKNQVDKLVLVLAADIDGKPQIAMAIDEALISTHDLHAGNMVKALAKNIKGGGGGQAFFATAGGKDVSGLDKVLIQAKEMLEEKIQ; this is encoded by the coding sequence ATGAATTCTCAGGAAATTAGAACAACATTCATACAGTTTTTTGAAAGCAAGAAGCATCAGTTTGTACCTTCTGCTCCTATCGTAACAAAAAACGACCCAACCTTAATGTTTACGAATGCGGGGATGAATCAGTTTAAAGACTATTTTTTAGGCAATAAACCTGCCCCTAATAACCGAGTAGCAAACAGCCAAAAGTGCTTAAGAGTTTCCGGTAAGCATAACGATCTTGAAGAAGTAGGGATAGATACATATCACCATACTATGTTTGAGATGTTAGGAAACTGGTCATTTGGTGATTATTTCAAAAAAGAAGCTATTGCCTGGGGTTGGGAACTACTTACCGAAGTGTATAAGCTTCCTAAAGAACGCCTGTACGTTACGGTCTTTGGAGGAGACGAAAGCGATAAGCTAGATGTAGATCAGGAGGCTTACGACTTTTGGAAAGAGATTATTGATGAAGACCGCATACTCTACGGAAGCAAAAAAGACAACTTCTGGGAGATGGGAGATACGGGGCCCTGCGGACCTTGTTCGGAAATTCATATAGACTTACGACCACAGGCAGAAGTAGATAAGCAGGCTGGCAAAGAACTAGTTAATGAAGATCATCCGCAGGTAGTAGAAATATGGAACCTGGTATTTATGCAGTTTAACCGTCAGGCATCAGGCGAACTTAAGCCCTTGCCTGCCAAACATGTAGATACCGGAATGGGCTTTGAACGCCTAGTAATGGCTATACAAAATGTAGGTTCTACTTATGATACTGATGTTTTTACCCCACTTATCCAGCAGGTTTCTGGCTGGGCCGGAGTGGAGTATGGCAGTAAAAAAGAGACTGATATTGCCCTCAGAGTTATAGTAGACCATATCCGTGCAATTTCATTTGCAATTGCTGACGGGCAGCTTCCTTCTAATAATAAAGCAGGCTACGTTATCCGTAGAATATTGCGCCGTGCTGTAAGGTATGGCTATACTTTCCTCAATTTTAAAGAACCATTTTTATATCGTTTGGTAGCTCATCTGTCTGAGCAGTTTGCAGGGATTTTCCCTGAACTTAAAGCACAGAACGACTTTGTTACTAAAGTAGTACAGGAAGAAGAAGCCTCTTTTCTTCGTACTTTAGAAATAGGCCTTCGTAAGTTAGACCTGATTAAGCAAGAGTATCAGGAAACAAAAGTTATTCCTGGTGCAGTAGCTTTTGAGCTTTATGATACCTACGGCTTTCCTCTGGATCTTACTGCCTTGATAGCACGCGAAGGAGGACTGTCAATAGACGAACAGGGCTTTCAGCAGGAGATGAACAAGCAGAAAGAGCGCTCCAAAGGCGCAGCTACTATGGATACCGGAGATTGGGTTGTAGTTAAAGAGGATGAAGTTGAGTTTGTAGGCTATGATGAACTGAACACCGAAGCTCAAATTCTGCGCTATCGTCAGGTTTCTGAAAAGAAGAAAGCCTATTATCAGCTGGTGCTTAATCGTACCCCCTTCTACCCCGAAGGGGGTGGGCAGGTAGGAGATACCGGCTATATAGAGGCAAATGGCCATAAAACTTACATAATAGATACCAAGAAAGAAAACGACCTAATTATTCATTACGCCAAAGATCTTCCTGCTGATACTGCGGCTACTTTTAAGTGCGTAGTCAATGAAAGCAAGCGTATGCTTACTATGAACAACCATAGTGCAACTCACCTGCTTCATGCGGCGCTCAAACAGGTACTGGGTGACCATGTGCAGCAAAAAGGATCACTGGTTAACGACCAACTACTCAGGTTTGACTTTTCGCACTTCGCCAAAATGACCGAAGAAGAAATCAGACAGGTAGAGCATATCGTAAATCAGAAAGTTCGTGCTAATATCCCGCTGGAAGAGATGCGTAACGTACCTATGGAAGAGGCTAAAGAAATGGGAGCTACAGCCCTCTTTGGAGAAAAGTACGGAGACTTTGTGCGGGTAATTGCTTTTGATAGGGCGTACTCACTAGAACTATGCGGAGGTACCCACGTTCCTGCAACTGGCCATATTGGTCTTTTTAAGATTGTTTCTGAAAGTTCTATCTCTGCTGGAGTAAGGCGTATTGAAGCTATTTCAGCAGATACCGCTGAAAAATATGTAAACGAGCAGGAAGACCTTCTGAAAGAGTTAAAAGAAGCCCTCAAAAATCCGGCAGATCTTAAGAAAGCGATTGAGAATTTGGTTAGTGAGCGCAACCAGCTGCAAAAAAGTATTGAAACTATGCAGCAAAAAGAGGCGCTCAATGCAAAAGATAATATTCTGGCAAAGGCTTATCAGTTAGGCGATGTACAGGTAATTGTAGACAAAGTGTCTTTACCAAATGCTGATATGCTGAAGAAGCTCAGCTTTGATCTTAAAAACCAGGTAGATAAACTGGTGTTGGTGTTAGCGGCAGACATTGATGGCAAACCTCAGATTGCTATGGCTATTGATGAAGCTCTAATTAGCACTCACGATTTACACGCTGGCAATATGGTAAAAGCCTTGGCGAAAAACATAAAAGGAGGTGGTGGAGGACAAGCTTTCTTTGCTACTGCTGGCGGAAAAGATGTAAGTGGCCTGGATAAGGTATTAATACAAGCAAAAGAAATGCTGGAAGAAAAGATTCAATAA
- a CDS encoding DUF4783 domain-containing protein, producing MNVKIIRAFAITFLCWMMLGTAYSNAQNEVINNVRDALKTGSSRELSKYLNNTVEISINGEKASYSRNQAEFVLKDFFNKYPPQGFRYVHQGSSKEGIKYSVGTFTYDRGEFRVFMLIKQISGAYVVDKIDFSEE from the coding sequence ATGAATGTAAAGATCATTAGAGCGTTTGCAATTACTTTCCTCTGTTGGATGATGCTGGGAACAGCATACTCAAACGCGCAGAATGAAGTAATTAACAACGTGAGGGATGCTTTAAAGACAGGAAGCTCCAGAGAACTGAGCAAGTATTTAAACAATACTGTAGAGATCAGTATCAATGGAGAAAAGGCTAGCTATAGCCGAAATCAGGCTGAGTTTGTATTGAAAGACTTTTTCAATAAATACCCTCCCCAAGGCTTCCGTTACGTACACCAGGGATCATCTAAGGAAGGAATCAAATACTCTGTAGGAACCTTTACATATGATCGGGGTGAGTTTCGTGTATTTATGCTGATCAAACAGATCAGTGGAGCCTACGTCGTTGATAAAATTGATTTTAGCGAGGAATAA
- a CDS encoding potassium channel family protein, whose translation MSAGNAIRKFGQKKIKLGRITLGLSLLVFSVVIGMIGFITLEQYSMLEAFYMAIITLSTVGFTEVQTLSDNGRLFTSFYIIFNLGIFAYAISIITTYIVEGEFKEIYHQYMISKRVQRMQNHIIVCGFGRNGTKTCEELLSSGRPFILIEKNIELADSFPRVSNFEYIIGDATSDDTLHTAGIDRAEAIITTLPRDADNVFITLTARELNPNVTVISRASEESTAKKLYRAGANQVVMPDAIGGAHMAQLITKPQVIEFLNLLNGLSSEHLKLEDFSYNELKDEFKDKSIMDLDIRKRTGATVIGFKSKKNGFTVTPSGDLKITEGDTMIIIGTAQNIASFKKIFG comes from the coding sequence ATGAGTGCTGGTAATGCCATCCGCAAATTTGGGCAAAAGAAAATAAAACTTGGGCGTATTACCCTGGGCCTTTCCCTACTGGTATTTAGCGTAGTTATAGGTATGATCGGCTTCATTACATTGGAGCAATATTCTATGCTGGAAGCCTTTTATATGGCTATTATTACCTTGTCTACCGTAGGCTTTACCGAAGTGCAAACTCTCTCGGACAATGGGCGCTTATTTACTAGTTTTTATATCATATTTAACCTGGGCATCTTCGCTTATGCGATTAGTATTATCACTACCTATATTGTAGAGGGTGAGTTTAAAGAAATTTATCATCAGTACATGATAAGTAAAAGGGTACAGCGTATGCAAAATCATATCATCGTGTGTGGATTCGGCCGTAATGGCACTAAAACCTGTGAGGAACTGCTCAGTAGCGGGCGGCCATTTATACTTATAGAAAAAAATATTGAGCTGGCAGATAGCTTTCCGCGGGTTTCCAATTTTGAATACATCATAGGAGATGCCACAAGTGACGATACTCTGCATACCGCAGGTATAGACCGGGCAGAAGCCATTATTACTACCCTACCCCGCGATGCAGATAATGTTTTTATAACGCTTACTGCCCGTGAGCTTAACCCAAATGTGACAGTTATTTCGCGAGCCAGCGAAGAGAGTACGGCAAAAAAGCTTTACCGTGCCGGAGCCAACCAGGTTGTTATGCCAGACGCAATAGGAGGTGCACATATGGCACAACTGATCACGAAACCACAGGTTATAGAATTTTTGAACCTGCTCAATGGATTAAGTAGCGAACACCTTAAGCTGGAAGACTTCTCATACAATGAGCTTAAAGATGAGTTTAAAGATAAGTCTATCATGGACCTGGATATCCGTAAGCGTACTGGGGCTACAGTAATTGGGTTTAAAAGCAAAAAAAACGGGTTTACCGTTACTCCATCTGGCGACCTGAAAATTACTGAAGGAGATACCATGATCATTATTGGTACCGCTCAAAATATTGCATCTTTT